Proteins encoded within one genomic window of Polynucleobacter duraquae:
- the folC gene encoding bifunctional tetrahydrofolate synthase/dihydrofolate synthase, with product MNLALQTPILFSSLTAWLSHLETSHPVGIDMGLARINRVRDALGLHFDCPVITVAGTNGKGSTCAYLETILLASGYKVGCHMSPHLLVFNERARVNGEEVKDDLLLEHFAAVEKVRVSLVDAPTLTYFEFTTLAIMHLFSKAQLDAVVLEVGMGGRLDAVNIIDADCAIVTSIDIDHADFLGGTREAIGFEKAGIFRAGGIAVCGDPVPPQTLIDHAEKLGCDLWLQGRDYNFQGDKQQWGWAGRQKRFSGLGYPALRGANQILNASAVIAALMALHQRLPVSAQDIRNGFAMVELPGRFQVLPGQPTIVLDVAHNPHAAATLGQGLNKMGYHPYTFAIFGAMADKDIAGVIKPLLNSVDFWFCTDLPTPRAARAAALSEKLVDLGVSVKNGEDGGIECFPDPAAAYQKALSKAGEGDRIVIFGSFYTVAGVMACRNNQAH from the coding sequence TTGAATCTCGCCCTCCAAACCCCTATCCTTTTTTCTAGCTTAACGGCTTGGCTTAGTCACCTCGAAACATCCCATCCTGTTGGTATCGATATGGGCCTTGCACGCATCAATCGTGTTAGAGATGCCCTAGGCCTTCACTTCGATTGCCCGGTGATTACCGTAGCTGGCACCAATGGCAAAGGTTCTACTTGCGCCTATCTTGAGACTATTTTGCTGGCGTCTGGCTACAAGGTGGGTTGCCATATGTCCCCACACTTACTCGTCTTTAACGAGCGTGCTCGCGTTAATGGTGAAGAGGTAAAAGATGATCTTTTGCTAGAGCATTTTGCAGCTGTTGAAAAAGTTCGCGTCAGCTTAGTAGATGCGCCAACCTTAACGTATTTTGAGTTCACCACCTTGGCGATCATGCATTTATTTTCCAAGGCTCAACTAGATGCAGTAGTGCTTGAAGTTGGTATGGGTGGTCGCTTGGATGCGGTCAATATTATTGATGCAGATTGTGCAATCGTCACGAGTATTGATATCGACCATGCCGATTTTTTGGGTGGCACACGTGAGGCAATTGGTTTTGAAAAAGCAGGTATTTTCCGAGCTGGCGGTATTGCAGTTTGTGGAGATCCAGTGCCCCCACAAACTTTGATTGATCACGCTGAAAAACTCGGCTGTGATTTATGGCTACAGGGCCGTGACTATAACTTTCAGGGTGATAAGCAGCAGTGGGGTTGGGCAGGGCGTCAAAAACGCTTCAGCGGCTTAGGCTACCCTGCATTACGTGGTGCCAATCAAATTCTGAATGCCTCCGCCGTGATTGCTGCATTAATGGCTTTGCATCAACGACTGCCAGTTAGCGCGCAGGATATTCGGAATGGCTTTGCTATGGTGGAGCTGCCAGGTCGTTTTCAGGTTCTACCAGGTCAGCCAACGATCGTTTTAGATGTTGCCCACAATCCCCATGCAGCAGCCACCTTGGGGCAAGGCTTGAATAAGATGGGTTACCACCCCTATACCTTTGCCATTTTTGGTGCAATGGCAGATAAGGATATTGCTGGGGTTATTAAGCCCTTATTGAATAGCGTGGACTTCTGGTTTTGCACAGATTTACCAACTCCACGCGCCGCTAGAGCGGCGGCGCTATCTGAGAAGTTGGTAGATCTGGGTGTGTCCGTTAAAAATGGGGAAGATGGTGGCATTGAATGCTTCCCAGATCCTGCTGCAGCGTATCAAAAAGCGCTTTCTAAGGCCGGTGAGGGTGATAGAATTGTCATCTTCGGATCCTTCTATACCGTTGCCGGAGTAATGGCATGCAGAAATAACCAGGCCCATTGA
- a CDS encoding class I SAM-dependent methyltransferase, with the protein MGFTDATQFWNQRFDKQEFIFGKEPNEYLVEQSSHYLKPNSSVLCIADGEGRNGVWLAKQGMYVTGFDVSDIALAKAKQLAADNEVNIQYSLCDTDGFDWQANTYDAVVGIFIQFADPEMRARIFKQVHQALKPGGLFILQGYTPKQLEYKTGGPSLIEHLYTEEMIRELSQDFEVLDLQCYEKELSEGARHTGMSALLGMVAKKRA; encoded by the coding sequence ATGGGCTTTACGGATGCCACCCAGTTCTGGAATCAACGCTTTGATAAACAAGAATTCATCTTTGGAAAAGAGCCAAATGAATATTTGGTTGAGCAATCATCCCATTATTTAAAGCCCAACTCCTCTGTTCTCTGTATTGCTGATGGAGAGGGGCGCAATGGTGTTTGGCTTGCTAAGCAAGGCATGTACGTCACGGGTTTTGATGTTTCTGATATTGCGCTTGCCAAGGCCAAGCAGCTCGCTGCTGATAACGAAGTCAATATTCAATACAGTCTTTGTGACACTGATGGCTTTGATTGGCAGGCCAATACATATGATGCGGTAGTTGGGATCTTCATCCAGTTTGCTGATCCCGAAATGCGTGCCAGAATTTTCAAACAAGTACACCAGGCTTTGAAACCAGGCGGCCTATTTATTCTGCAGGGATACACTCCAAAGCAGTTGGAATATAAAACCGGTGGCCCATCACTTATCGAGCATCTCTATACTGAAGAAATGATTCGTGAGCTAAGCCAAGATTTTGAAGTTCTTGATCTGCAGTGCTACGAAAAAGAATTGTCAGAGGGCGCAAGGCACACTGGTATGTCAGCATTATTGGGAATGGTGGCTAAAAAGAGGGCGTAA
- a CDS encoding SPOR domain-containing protein, translating into MIRLPQLFKRNSETEDLDQASVRGRRTVNKLAPRSFQRAQENEELAFTEDPDQQRARHRLIGAAVLVLIAVVGLPRILDNKPKSVNNDIAVNIVTSLPAPNAALPANDEKLRSAATVEVPAKEKAPSPSKEVVTKVPPAVSKTNSISGLAAGEEVIVAPDSITKSKTEEIPKKVGPGKYVIQVGAFASEERAKGWIAKMKDQKIPNYVLNKNGADGVKLYLLRAGPFADKDAAEAAEKKVKAMGLSPRLVEVEAP; encoded by the coding sequence ATGATTCGTTTACCGCAGCTTTTTAAGCGAAACTCTGAGACTGAAGACCTTGATCAGGCTTCGGTGAGGGGGCGTCGTACAGTCAATAAATTAGCCCCCCGTAGTTTTCAGCGCGCTCAAGAAAATGAAGAGCTTGCCTTTACAGAAGATCCAGATCAACAACGTGCCCGCCATCGCCTGATTGGTGCTGCTGTTCTAGTTTTAATTGCGGTAGTTGGCCTTCCTCGTATCTTGGACAACAAGCCTAAGTCTGTCAATAACGATATTGCTGTGAATATTGTGACTAGTCTTCCTGCCCCTAACGCTGCATTACCCGCAAACGATGAGAAGCTGAGGTCGGCTGCTACTGTTGAAGTGCCGGCGAAAGAAAAAGCGCCTTCGCCATCTAAAGAAGTGGTAACAAAAGTACCCCCCGCGGTAAGTAAAACAAACTCTATTAGCGGCTTGGCTGCCGGTGAAGAAGTCATCGTCGCGCCAGATTCAATCACTAAATCAAAAACTGAAGAAATTCCAAAAAAAGTGGGGCCTGGTAAATATGTCATTCAGGTTGGTGCTTTTGCATCAGAAGAGCGGGCTAAGGGCTGGATAGCGAAGATGAAGGATCAAAAGATTCCTAATTATGTTTTAAATAAAAACGGTGCAGACGGTGTAAAACTGTATTTATTAAGAGCAGGACCTTTTGCCGATAAGGATGCTGCTGAAGCTGCTGAGAAAAAAGTGAAAGCCATGGGCCTATCTCCAAGGCTAGTTGAGGTGGAAGCCCCTTAA
- a CDS encoding ArsR/SmtB family transcription factor translates to MNIKAKAKKATKDLSPQAMEEVFARVAEYFNVLSEPSRLRIMYAVCSGEKSVSEVIELCGSSQANVSRHLTALHKAGILLRRKEGTTVFYSIADNATVEMCQTVCAKIAESLH, encoded by the coding sequence ATGAATATAAAAGCTAAGGCAAAAAAAGCCACCAAAGACCTTTCCCCACAAGCAATGGAAGAGGTTTTTGCACGAGTCGCTGAATACTTCAATGTTCTTTCAGAGCCGTCACGTCTGCGCATCATGTATGCAGTGTGTAGCGGTGAAAAGTCTGTGTCCGAGGTTATTGAATTATGCGGCTCAAGTCAGGCTAATGTTTCACGCCACCTTACTGCGCTTCATAAAGCGGGAATTTTGCTAAGGCGCAAAGAGGGTACTACTGTCTTTTACTCTATTGCTGATAACGCCACTGTAGAGATGTGCCAGACCGTATGCGCAAAAATTGCTGAGAGCTTGCATTAA
- the modB gene encoding molybdate ABC transporter permease subunit: MDIDAILLSLKLAFCTMALMLPFGIWIAHKLMNLNRSRPWVEAALALPLVLPPTVLGYYFLVSFGNTSIFGVPLVFSFTGILLASLIANIPFAIQPIQRAFEAINPEIREAAQVSGLSNWQIFRLIELPLSWRGITGAAALTFAHTLGEFGVVLMVGGAIPGETKTASIAIYDKVQSFDTSGAGAIALVLLGISLVCIALSYGVLGRKPNLRKGLS; encoded by the coding sequence ATGGATATTGATGCAATTCTGCTGTCCTTAAAGCTTGCTTTTTGTACCATGGCCCTGATGTTGCCATTTGGGATATGGATTGCCCATAAGCTAATGAATCTCAATAGAAGCAGACCATGGGTTGAGGCTGCTCTGGCGCTCCCCTTGGTACTTCCACCTACAGTTTTAGGCTACTACTTTCTAGTTTCATTTGGTAATACCAGTATTTTCGGCGTTCCTCTGGTTTTCTCATTTACAGGGATCTTGCTTGCTTCGCTCATTGCTAATATCCCATTTGCCATTCAGCCTATACAACGAGCCTTCGAGGCCATTAATCCTGAAATTCGGGAGGCTGCCCAAGTCAGCGGCCTTAGTAATTGGCAAATCTTTCGCTTAATTGAACTGCCTCTCTCTTGGCGTGGCATCACTGGTGCCGCCGCCCTCACCTTCGCACACACCCTTGGTGAATTCGGAGTTGTCCTAATGGTTGGTGGCGCAATACCAGGCGAGACAAAAACAGCTTCTATTGCAATTTACGACAAGGTGCAAAGCTTTGATACCTCCGGTGCTGGCGCCATTGCTCTTGTGCTCTTAGGTATATCTCTGGTTTGTATTGCTCTTTCCTATGGAGTATTGGGGCGTAAGCCAAATCTGCGCAAAGGCCTAAGCTAA
- a CDS encoding high-potential iron-sulfur protein yields MQNSRRQFMILSAAGACTLALNGQVQAQAMVAETDPQAAALGYKANATTVDKAKYPKYAAGQVCSNCALYQGKAGSAAGGCSLFGAKQVAGPGWCSAYAKKAG; encoded by the coding sequence ATGCAAAATAGTCGTCGCCAATTTATGATTTTGTCTGCTGCTGGTGCCTGCACTTTGGCATTGAACGGTCAAGTTCAAGCTCAAGCCATGGTTGCTGAAACCGATCCACAAGCTGCCGCATTGGGTTACAAAGCAAACGCTACTACTGTAGATAAAGCCAAGTATCCAAAATACGCTGCTGGTCAGGTTTGCAGTAACTGCGCCCTGTATCAAGGCAAAGCAGGTTCTGCTGCTGGTGGTTGCTCATTGTTTGGTGCCAAGCAAGTTGCTGGCCCAGGCTGGTGCTCTGCTTACGCTAAGAAGGCCGGTTAA
- a CDS encoding CvpA family protein, translating into MEYLSTLKLTTVDYFTLVVLLVSALVGISRGLFKEVLALASWFVAAWVAYHYTSYLSVEWLSTFHMDELLSLGVSFLILFILTLIVCGLIGNVIQKIILSAGLSMTDRFLGLVFGLARGGVVVVVLATLAALTPIPQSVAWQKAITRPAIDMATSLIKGWLPADWAKQLGNAMPKITPTVTPSLTIGI; encoded by the coding sequence ATGGAATATTTGTCCACCCTGAAGTTAACCACGGTGGATTACTTCACCCTGGTAGTGCTACTAGTTTCTGCATTGGTGGGGATTTCTCGAGGTCTTTTCAAAGAGGTGCTGGCACTAGCATCTTGGTTTGTAGCTGCTTGGGTTGCTTATCACTATACGAGTTACCTTTCTGTTGAATGGCTATCTACTTTTCATATGGATGAGTTACTGAGCTTAGGTGTGAGCTTCCTCATTCTATTTATTCTTACCTTGATTGTCTGTGGTTTGATCGGCAATGTGATTCAGAAGATTATTTTGTCTGCTGGATTGAGCATGACAGATCGATTTCTCGGTCTTGTATTTGGCTTAGCGCGTGGTGGTGTCGTTGTCGTAGTGTTGGCTACATTGGCGGCCTTGACTCCTATTCCTCAGAGCGTCGCATGGCAGAAGGCAATAACCCGACCAGCAATTGATATGGCAACTAGCTTAATTAAGGGTTGGTTGCCGGCAGACTGGGCAAAGCAATTAGGCAATGCAATGCCTAAAATTACACCCACCGTTACACCTTCATTAACAATAGGGATCTAG
- the accD gene encoding acetyl-CoA carboxylase, carboxyltransferase subunit beta, with protein MSWIDKLLPPQIQHTDPANRKSVPEGLWVKCPSCETVLYSTDIEANLSVCPKCSHHMRIVARQRLDSLLDPKGRYEIGADIYPVDPLKFKDSKKYPDRLKEASDASGETEALIVLGGKIESIPVVTACFEFQYMGGSMGSVVGERFARGVQEAIAKKCAFICVTATGGARMQESLLSLFQMAKTNSMLTLLSKKGLPYISVLTDPTMGGISASFAFMGDVVMAEPKALIGFAGPRVIEQTVREKLPEGFQRSEFLMQKGGIDMIVDRRQMRGEIARLLALLQQLPEPAIAGSAAV; from the coding sequence ATGAGCTGGATCGATAAATTACTACCCCCGCAAATCCAACATACGGATCCTGCTAATCGCAAGTCTGTTCCTGAGGGACTTTGGGTTAAGTGTCCCAGCTGTGAAACCGTACTCTATAGCACCGATATCGAAGCAAATTTATCGGTTTGTCCCAAATGTAGTCATCACATGCGCATTGTCGCCCGTCAGCGCCTCGATAGTCTTTTAGACCCAAAGGGTCGCTATGAAATTGGCGCTGATATTTATCCAGTCGATCCACTCAAATTTAAAGATTCCAAAAAGTACCCTGATCGCTTAAAAGAAGCTAGTGACGCTTCTGGCGAAACCGAGGCCTTAATTGTTCTTGGCGGAAAAATTGAGAGCATTCCAGTAGTTACGGCCTGCTTTGAATTCCAATATATGGGTGGCTCAATGGGTTCGGTAGTAGGTGAGCGTTTTGCTCGCGGCGTACAGGAAGCCATTGCTAAGAAGTGCGCCTTTATTTGTGTTACCGCTACTGGCGGTGCACGCATGCAAGAGAGCTTACTGTCTCTTTTTCAAATGGCTAAGACCAACTCGATGCTCACTTTGCTCTCTAAAAAAGGTTTGCCCTATATCAGTGTCTTAACAGACCCAACCATGGGTGGAATTTCTGCTAGCTTTGCGTTTATGGGTGATGTTGTCATGGCTGAACCAAAAGCCTTAATTGGCTTTGCAGGACCGCGCGTGATCGAGCAAACCGTGCGTGAAAAATTACCAGAAGGTTTTCAGCGCTCTGAGTTTTTGATGCAAAAGGGCGGCATCGACATGATCGTTGATCGTCGGCAGATGCGCGGAGAGATTGCCCGTTTATTGGCCTTGCTACAGCAACTCCCTGAGCCTGCGATTGCGGGTAGCGCAGCTGTATAA
- the trpA gene encoding tryptophan synthase subunit alpha, protein MSKITALFNELKASGKKGLIPFITAGDPDPKLTVELMHALVRGGSNVIELGVPFSDPMADGPVIQRSSERALTQGVTLRGCLEMVKEFRKADTATPVVLMGYANPVEQMGAERFATEAKAAGVDGVLIVDYPPEECVDFANQMRAAGVDPIFLLAPTSSPERIKDAAKIASGYIYYVSMRGVTGASHLNTQDVASIIPKIREATSIPIAVGFGINDAESARAVSKTADAVVIGSRIIRLLEDSAPGQAVQSLETFIREIRVALDS, encoded by the coding sequence ATGTCAAAAATTACAGCACTCTTTAATGAACTAAAAGCTAGCGGAAAAAAAGGCTTAATCCCTTTTATTACTGCTGGTGATCCCGATCCCAAACTCACTGTTGAATTAATGCACGCATTAGTTCGTGGTGGCTCTAATGTCATTGAGCTTGGAGTGCCATTTTCTGACCCAATGGCTGACGGACCTGTTATTCAACGCTCTTCTGAAAGAGCGCTGACACAAGGTGTTACTCTGCGTGGTTGCTTAGAAATGGTGAAAGAGTTTCGTAAAGCCGATACCGCCACACCAGTCGTTTTAATGGGCTACGCTAATCCAGTCGAACAGATGGGAGCGGAGCGCTTTGCAACGGAAGCTAAAGCTGCCGGCGTTGATGGTGTTTTGATCGTGGACTATCCTCCAGAGGAGTGCGTTGATTTTGCTAATCAAATGAGGGCAGCGGGCGTCGATCCAATTTTTCTATTGGCTCCCACTTCATCACCAGAGCGTATAAAGGATGCAGCGAAAATAGCTTCTGGTTATATCTACTATGTCTCTATGCGCGGAGTAACTGGTGCATCTCATCTGAATACTCAGGATGTGGCCAGCATTATTCCTAAAATTCGTGAGGCTACGTCAATTCCGATCGCAGTGGGTTTTGGTATTAATGACGCTGAAAGTGCCCGTGCGGTATCAAAAACCGCTGATGCGGTGGTGATTGGTAGTCGAATTATTCGCCTTTTAGAGGATTCTGCCCCCGGCCAAGCGGTACAATCACTCGAAACTTTCATTCGTGAAATTCGCGTCGCTTTAGATAGTTAA
- a CDS encoding O-succinylhomoserine sulfhydrylase yields the protein MKSKPIRKKPDFSKLALETLAVRAGTRRTAEYQEHSEAMFLTSSFCFDSAELAADGFAHADQGFIYSRFTNPTVSMFQDRLAALEGGEACIATSSGMAAILTMAMSHLQAGDHVVCSRSVFGATIQLFSTILGRFGITTTYVDLSDTKAWQNAVQENTKLFYLETPSNPLTEIADIKAISKIAKKAQALFAVDNCFCTPALQRPLLLGADVVIHSATKYLDGQGRVVGGAIVGSNDFIMGKVFPYVRTAGPTLSAFNAWVFLKGLETLELRMKQQSQNALEIAQWLEKQPGVERVYHPGLKSHPQHALAKRQQKAGGAILSFTLKGGKKAAFKLINQTKLCSITANLGDTRTTITHPATTTHCRVSPEARKAAGITDGLVRIAVGLESVVDLKSDLIGGLKK from the coding sequence ATGAAGAGTAAACCAATCCGAAAAAAACCTGATTTCTCTAAACTTGCGCTTGAAACCTTAGCGGTTCGTGCAGGTACTCGCCGTACTGCCGAATACCAAGAGCACTCTGAGGCCATGTTCCTTACTTCAAGCTTTTGCTTTGATAGTGCAGAACTTGCAGCAGATGGCTTTGCTCATGCAGATCAGGGTTTTATTTATTCTCGTTTTACCAATCCTACTGTCAGCATGTTTCAGGATCGATTGGCTGCGCTAGAGGGTGGCGAAGCTTGTATTGCCACTTCCTCTGGTATGGCTGCTATTTTGACAATGGCAATGTCCCATCTTCAGGCCGGAGACCACGTTGTTTGCTCTCGCTCTGTGTTTGGTGCCACCATCCAATTATTTAGCACTATTCTGGGACGCTTTGGTATTACAACGACCTATGTGGATTTGTCGGACACCAAGGCTTGGCAAAATGCCGTCCAAGAAAATACCAAATTGTTTTACTTGGAAACACCATCCAATCCTTTAACTGAGATTGCTGATATCAAGGCTATCTCCAAAATAGCAAAGAAAGCTCAGGCACTATTTGCAGTTGATAACTGCTTTTGTACGCCGGCCTTGCAAAGACCTCTCTTATTAGGCGCTGATGTAGTGATTCATTCGGCAACCAAGTATTTGGATGGCCAAGGTCGTGTAGTTGGTGGCGCAATTGTGGGTAGCAATGATTTCATTATGGGCAAAGTATTTCCCTATGTACGTACTGCAGGCCCAACACTTTCAGCCTTCAATGCTTGGGTGTTCTTAAAAGGCTTGGAAACTCTAGAGTTGCGCATGAAGCAGCAGAGTCAAAATGCTCTAGAGATCGCTCAATGGTTAGAAAAACAGCCGGGTGTAGAGCGTGTTTACCATCCTGGTCTGAAGTCTCATCCTCAGCATGCGTTGGCTAAGCGCCAGCAAAAAGCAGGCGGCGCTATTTTGTCTTTCACACTGAAGGGTGGAAAAAAAGCGGCTTTCAAGTTAATCAATCAAACAAAGCTTTGCTCCATTACTGCAAACCTGGGGGACACTCGCACAACGATCACCCATCCTGCTACCACGACACATTGCCGAGTAAGCCCAGAGGCACGCAAAGCTGCAGGGATTACTGATGGCTTAGTCCGAATCGCGGTTGGACTTGAGAGCGTGGTGGATTTAAAGAGTGATCTCATTGGTGGATTGAAGAAGTAA
- the purF gene encoding amidophosphoribosyltransferase, producing the protein MCGVVGTVSHSPVNQLIYDALLLLQHRGQDAAGMATMNGNSFTMHKANGLVRDVFRTRNMRSLVGSAGIGQVRYPTAGSASSEEEAQPFYVSAPYGIILAHNGNLTNAASLRVEMAYRDRRHINTSSDTEVLLNVLADELQKETNSAALDESAMFNAVTQVTKRVKGSYAVVSLIAGYGLLAFRDPFGIRPLCIGRMDTPKGPEWMIASESVALDGLGFTFVRDVNPGEAIYIDLDGNFSSRQCVADAVLTPCIFEYVYMARPDSTIDGVTVYNVRMRMGDYLAEKIRKETIPGEIDVVMPIPDSSRPAAMQVAKRLGVDYREGFFKNRYIGRTFIMPGQAVRKKSVRQKLNAMRIEFKDKTVLIVDDSIVRGTTSFEIVQMARESGAKKVIFASAAPPVRFPNVYGIDMPTRSELVAYGRTDEEINKMIGADQLIYQSVEDMKQAVKDINPEIQHFEASCFDGHYITGDINESYLDALEAARNTSEAKADRQRDSSDFARSQLHLHLATED; encoded by the coding sequence ATGTGCGGCGTCGTCGGAACAGTTTCCCACTCCCCAGTGAATCAGCTCATTTATGACGCGTTGTTGTTGCTACAACATCGCGGTCAAGATGCTGCTGGCATGGCAACGATGAATGGCAATTCATTCACGATGCATAAAGCCAATGGTCTTGTGCGAGATGTATTTAGAACTCGCAATATGCGAAGTCTTGTAGGTAGTGCTGGCATTGGTCAAGTTCGTTATCCAACTGCTGGCTCAGCAAGCAGTGAGGAAGAGGCTCAACCGTTTTATGTCAGCGCTCCTTACGGCATTATTTTGGCCCATAACGGCAACCTGACTAATGCGGCTAGCCTGCGCGTAGAGATGGCTTATCGTGATCGTCGCCACATCAACACCAGTTCTGATACAGAGGTGTTGTTGAATGTATTGGCTGATGAGCTTCAAAAAGAAACTAATAGCGCTGCATTAGATGAGAGCGCGATGTTTAACGCTGTTACACAAGTCACTAAGCGTGTTAAAGGCTCTTACGCTGTAGTTTCTTTGATAGCTGGCTATGGCTTATTGGCATTTCGCGACCCGTTTGGAATTCGACCTCTCTGTATTGGTCGCATGGATACACCGAAGGGTCCAGAGTGGATGATTGCCTCTGAGTCTGTTGCACTTGATGGCCTTGGCTTTACCTTTGTTCGTGATGTCAATCCTGGCGAGGCAATTTATATTGATTTGGATGGCAATTTCTCTTCGCGTCAGTGCGTTGCTGATGCAGTTCTAACACCTTGCATTTTTGAATACGTTTACATGGCTCGTCCAGACTCCACAATTGATGGCGTGACTGTTTATAACGTGCGGATGCGCATGGGTGATTACCTTGCTGAAAAGATTCGTAAAGAAACGATTCCAGGCGAGATTGATGTTGTGATGCCGATCCCTGACTCTAGTCGTCCAGCGGCAATGCAGGTTGCTAAACGTCTAGGTGTAGATTACCGCGAAGGATTCTTCAAGAATCGCTATATTGGTAGAACCTTCATCATGCCAGGCCAAGCTGTGCGTAAAAAATCAGTCCGTCAGAAACTCAACGCCATGCGTATTGAGTTCAAAGATAAGACCGTCCTCATTGTGGATGACTCTATTGTTCGCGGTACAACCTCCTTTGAGATTGTGCAGATGGCACGAGAGTCTGGCGCTAAGAAAGTGATTTTTGCTTCTGCTGCGCCCCCTGTACGCTTCCCTAATGTGTATGGTATCGATATGCCAACTCGCAGTGAGTTGGTTGCCTATGGGCGCACTGATGAAGAGATCAACAAGATGATTGGCGCAGACCAATTAATCTATCAGAGCGTCGAAGATATGAAGCAGGCCGTGAAGGATATCAATCCCGAAATCCAGCATTTTGAGGCCTCTTGTTTTGATGGTCACTATATTACTGGCGATATCAATGAATCTTATTTAGATGCACTAGAAGCGGCTCGCAATACCTCCGAGGCCAAAGCTGACCGTCAACGCGATTCTAGTGACTTTGCCCGCTCTCAACTGCATTTGCATTTAGCGACAGAAGACTAA
- a CDS encoding ABC transporter ATP-binding protein, which yields MLKVKIQQASPSPLQINLECAPGELHALVGPSGSGKTTALRTIAGLNKPASGKIECDGHVWFETDDLGNTVQQLSPAERSCGFLFQQYALFPHLSALGNVMIPLQNSDLNTTQRKAISLDLLDRMGIANLAERMPNQLSGGQQQRVALARALARQPKVLLLDEPFSAIDTPTRQSLYKTLADLRSDLNIPILLVTHDLREADLLADQITVIDRGISLQTAPPQVLFQKPRNSRVAELVGISNMFHGVFDAGSLSWDGCDMVFNVADKGKIPPNVRVAWVIPQSGLSVHASPSNASLPAVVEKMSSLGQIAVIQLRIQNSQNTIEWEASSAEVKRLCMEVSSLMHLELDGNQIHIMPLRLINDPRRFIDR from the coding sequence ATGCTAAAGGTCAAAATTCAGCAGGCAAGCCCAAGCCCGCTGCAAATTAACCTGGAGTGCGCACCAGGCGAGTTGCATGCATTGGTTGGTCCCTCAGGGAGCGGCAAAACTACAGCCCTTAGAACTATTGCGGGCTTAAACAAACCTGCTAGCGGGAAAATTGAGTGCGATGGTCATGTCTGGTTTGAAACCGATGATCTTGGCAATACAGTGCAACAACTCTCCCCCGCAGAGCGCTCTTGCGGCTTCTTGTTTCAGCAATATGCGCTTTTTCCGCATCTGAGCGCCTTAGGCAATGTGATGATTCCATTACAGAACTCCGATCTCAACACAACGCAGCGCAAAGCGATCAGTCTTGATTTATTAGATCGCATGGGCATTGCCAATCTTGCAGAGCGCATGCCAAATCAACTGTCTGGCGGACAGCAGCAACGCGTTGCCCTTGCAAGAGCGCTGGCTAGACAGCCTAAAGTCTTACTGCTAGATGAACCCTTTTCAGCGATTGATACACCAACACGCCAAAGTTTATATAAAACTTTGGCAGACTTACGCTCAGACTTGAATATCCCTATCTTGCTAGTCACACATGACCTACGTGAGGCTGATTTATTGGCTGACCAAATTACGGTGATTGATCGAGGCATCAGCCTGCAAACTGCACCACCGCAAGTATTATTTCAGAAACCAAGAAATTCCAGAGTTGCTGAATTAGTCGGCATCAGCAATATGTTTCATGGCGTATTTGACGCTGGCAGCTTGAGTTGGGATGGTTGCGACATGGTATTTAATGTTGCCGACAAGGGTAAGATCCCACCAAATGTTCGCGTAGCCTGGGTTATTCCTCAAAGTGGTTTGAGCGTTCATGCTAGCCCGAGTAACGCCAGCTTGCCAGCGGTAGTTGAAAAGATGAGCAGCCTTGGTCAAATAGCCGTTATTCAATTACGAATTCAGAATAGTCAAAACACGATTGAGTGGGAAGCCTCCTCAGCTGAGGTCAAGAGGCTGTGCATGGAGGTTAGTAGTCTGATGCACTTAGAGCTTGATGGAAATCAAATTCACATCATGCCCTTACGGCTAATTAATGATCCTAGGCGCTTTATTGATCGCTGA